The Burkholderia ambifaria AMMD genome includes a region encoding these proteins:
- the cynR gene encoding transcriptional regulator CynR has product MLLRHIRYFLAVAEQKNFTRAAEALHVSQPTLSQQIRQLEDTLGTLLFDRSGRTVHLTDAGEAWMRYAKLALQDLDAGVRAIHDVAELSRGSLRFAVTPTFTASLVGPVVDGFHQLHPGIRIDIRELTQDQMEAQLADDRLDIGVAFHPAFSVDIESQPLFAETLSLVVGRNHPRAARRKALAGPDFGKEPLVLLNDTFATRRFIDEHFARHAIRPLVAIEVDTVGAIVEIVRRGQLATVLPDHIARVQEGLHPVPLDPPLPTRTAAVLERKGAYRTAASRAFLQLLTEQFGKPT; this is encoded by the coding sequence GTGCTGCTACGTCATATCCGTTACTTCCTTGCAGTAGCAGAACAGAAGAACTTCACGCGCGCTGCCGAGGCGCTTCATGTATCGCAGCCCACCTTGTCGCAGCAGATCCGGCAGCTCGAGGACACCCTGGGAACACTGCTGTTCGACCGTTCCGGCAGAACCGTTCACCTGACCGACGCGGGCGAAGCGTGGATGCGTTATGCCAAGCTCGCGCTACAGGACCTTGACGCAGGGGTGAGGGCGATACACGACGTGGCGGAATTGAGTCGGGGCAGCCTGCGTTTCGCAGTAACGCCGACCTTTACGGCTTCCTTGGTCGGGCCGGTCGTCGATGGCTTCCACCAACTGCATCCTGGCATCAGGATCGATATCCGCGAACTCACACAGGATCAGATGGAGGCGCAGCTTGCAGACGACAGGCTTGATATCGGTGTCGCATTCCATCCGGCCTTTTCAGTCGACATCGAAAGCCAACCCCTCTTCGCGGAAACGCTGAGCCTGGTGGTAGGCCGCAACCACCCGCGTGCCGCACGCCGCAAGGCACTCGCGGGGCCTGACTTTGGCAAGGAGCCGCTGGTCTTGCTGAACGACACATTCGCGACGCGCCGGTTCATCGATGAGCATTTTGCGCGTCACGCTATTCGACCGCTTGTCGCAATCGAAGTGGATACGGTCGGTGCAATCGTCGAGATCGTGCGTCGCGGGCAGCTGGCGACGGTTCTCCCTGATCACATCGCACGCGTGCAAGAGGGCCTACATCCCGTGCCGCTCGATCCCCCTCTGCCAACGCGTACGGCTGCCGTCTTAGAGCG
- a CDS encoding DUF1348 family protein, with protein sequence MSTSTELRPPLPPFTRESAIEKVRLAEDGWNSRDAAKVALAYSLDTKWRNRAEFANNRAEAQAFLERKWKKEHEYRLIKELWAFGGNRIAVRYAYEWHDDSGNWFRSYGNENWEFGEDGLMQRRYACINDMPIKESERKYHWPLGRRPDDHPGLSELGL encoded by the coding sequence ATGTCGACCAGCACTGAACTCCGTCCGCCGCTTCCTCCTTTCACACGCGAATCCGCCATCGAGAAAGTCCGTCTCGCGGAAGACGGCTGGAATTCGCGCGACGCCGCCAAGGTCGCGCTCGCCTATTCGCTCGACACGAAATGGCGCAATCGCGCAGAGTTCGCGAACAATCGAGCGGAAGCGCAGGCGTTCCTCGAGCGCAAGTGGAAGAAGGAGCACGAGTATCGTCTGATCAAGGAACTGTGGGCGTTCGGCGGCAATCGCATTGCCGTACGCTACGCCTACGAATGGCACGACGACTCGGGCAACTGGTTCCGCTCCTACGGCAACGAGAACTGGGAGTTCGGCGAGGATGGCCTTATGCAGCGCCGCTATGCGTGCATCAACGACATGCCGATCAAGGAATCCGAGCGCAAGTATCACTGGCCCCTGGGCCGTCGGCCGGACGATCATCCCGGCTTGTCGGAGCTCGGCCTCTAA
- a CDS encoding TetR/AcrR family transcriptional regulator → MSQPSARDRILETAARLFYQDGFRATGIDKIIAESGVAKMSLYRHFASKSELIAAFLDRRHEFWMRWFVDEVEARFAQRAELSVVAEALGEWFAQEDFRGCAFINVVAEAGSTGDPGHLQQAVSHKHALEQYISELAGRLGLQSPATVAADAMICVEGMIVRYQVTHDSTVVDSGKRVLARIEEGASTRRRSKAA, encoded by the coding sequence ATGTCACAACCCTCCGCACGCGACCGGATATTGGAAACCGCGGCGCGCCTGTTCTATCAGGACGGGTTCCGTGCCACGGGCATCGACAAGATCATCGCCGAGTCAGGCGTCGCAAAAATGTCGCTTTACCGGCACTTCGCCTCCAAGAGCGAACTTATTGCAGCGTTCCTGGACCGTCGTCATGAGTTCTGGATGCGCTGGTTTGTCGACGAGGTGGAGGCTCGTTTTGCTCAGCGTGCCGAGTTGTCCGTCGTCGCGGAAGCCCTAGGTGAATGGTTCGCGCAGGAAGACTTCCGTGGTTGCGCCTTTATCAATGTGGTCGCCGAAGCTGGATCGACGGGAGACCCAGGGCACCTTCAGCAGGCCGTATCCCATAAGCACGCGCTTGAGCAGTACATTTCTGAACTCGCTGGCCGCCTCGGGCTCCAGTCGCCTGCTACCGTCGCCGCAGACGCGATGATCTGCGTGGAAGGCATGATTGTGCGCTATCAGGTGACACATGATTCGACAGTGGTGGATTCGGGCAAGCGTGTACTGGCGAGAATCGAAGAAGGCGCGTCGACAAGGCGAAGGTCTAAAGCTGCCTGA